The genomic DNA aagcagccatagacaatacagaTAGtgtgtgttctaataaaacttaatttatgaacactgaaattttagttttataaaatgtttatgtatcatgaaatattattctaCTTTTGATTTGTTTTCAACTATTTAAGAAGACAAAAGTCATTCCTAGCTCACAGATCATTAAAAACAATGCTGAACTAGATTTGGCCCACAGGCCTTAGTATGCCAATATTCGAGGGGAGATTGACTCTATGACACAGAAGGAACTAGGATCTTTAAATGCCTGTTTAGCGGAGACACCCATCAACCTGGAACACTCTTCAGGGAAGAGAAAACATCCTTTCTTTAAGCTCCATTCTATTCGGTCTCTCTTGTTATAGGAGATTAACTACTAACACACGATTCATAACTACTGATCACCTGGTCTGCTCCATTCCATAGACCTCACCACCCTCCTTCTCAAGAGCCAAGGCAAGGAGACTGGGTCCCTCCCTACCTCCTCATTGACCTTTCCAAGACCCACAGGATAAGGCCCTGCCCAGAGCTTCCTTTACCTCTTTGTTCTGAAGACTGTAGATGAGGGGGTTGAGCATTGGCGTGACAATGGAGTAGAAGACAGACACCACCTTGTTGAAGCCGATGGAGGATGCCACTTTGGTCCGGACATACATAAAGAAAAGAGTGCCATAGAAGAGGCTCACCACAGTCAGGTGAGCTGCGCAAGTGGAGAAGGCCTTCCGGCGCTCAGCAGCTGAACGGATATGGAACAGCGTCCAGACGATGTTGCCGTAGGACCCAGCAATGACCATAGAGGAGGCAAAGAGCACCACCAGAGAGACAAGGAAGTCTGCAGTCTCCTTCAGGGTGACATCCGAGCAGGACAAGGCTAGCAGGGGTGAGGCATCACAGAAGAAGTGGTCGATGACATTGGGGCCACAAAACACCAGCTGGGACATGAGATAGATGGGCAAGACAGGCGTGAGGAAGCCCACTAGCCAACAAGCACCTGCCAGGTAGATGCAGGTGTCCCAGGAGACCAAGGTCCCATATCggagaggcatacagatggccacatagcggtcataggccatggcaGCCAATAGGAAACACTCAGTCGCCCCAAGGAAGGTGAAGATGAAGAGTTGGGACAGGCAACCAGCATAGGAGATAGTCTTGCCCCCATCTACCCCAGTAAAACCAGCCAGCATTTTGGGCACTGTGACTGAAGTGTACAAGATTTCAAGGCAGGACAAGTGGttcaggaagaaatacatgggtCTATGTAGCCGGCGGTCCAAACCCACCACCAAGATGATGGCCAAGTTCTCCACCAAGGTGAACAGGTACATGGCGAGGAAGAGTATAAAGAAGAGGAGGCGTGCTTCTTGCAGGTCAGCAAAGCCCACCATGACAAACTCAGTCACCTGGGTCCGGTTTGGGGCATGCGGCTGCATCTGTGGGCATGAGAGCTCAGCCGACCCAGCCTCAAAGGTAATGACAGGTCAGGCAGAACCTGTGTGGATGTTGGACTGAAATGTCTTTCGCTTCAGTAAAGTAAAGTAGAGTCAAGACACAATCCCTCCCCTCAAAGAATTCATAGTCCAGGAGAGGCACAAAGAAACATTTTCAGTACAAAATTTAAAGTGCTGAGTAGAAATCATGGGTAGGTATATTATGGGAGGAAGAGTGGGGAAACGCAACCAGTCTCGAGGAATCAGAGAGATCTTCCTAAAGGAAAGGTTATCTAAGCTGAAACCTGAAAAATAAGTATAAGTTAATGAGATAAAGGATAGATAAGAGAAGTAAAGAGAACACAACAAGGATAAACTCTGTTACTAGGAAAGCATTGCACATTTGGGAAACTTCAAATAGATACAGTTTACCATAAAGGTTAAGAGCTTAGCTTCCTAATCAAGCATACCTGTCTGCAAATATAAAAACCTAACAGAGTtgtgaaattttaaattacatagtcTCTCTAAAGCACTTAGcattatgtttgggttaataagAATTAGAGAAAAGACTGAAATGTTGACCTCCCCTGTGACAGAGTATGAAAAGAAATggctcaaaaagacatatgcacccctatgtttatcacagcactatttacaatagccaagacatagagGCAACctaagtccatcagtagatgaatggataaagaagatgtggtacatatacacaatagaatattattcagccataagaagaaaacaaaccctaccatttgcaagaacgtggttggagctagagggcattaagctcaatgaaataagccaggcagagaaagacaagtaccaaaagattttactcatctgtggagtataactacaatgcaaaaactgaaggaacaaaacaacagcagactcagagaacccaagaatggactagtggttaccaaagggaaagggactggggagggtgagtgggaagggagggagaaggggattaaggggtattatgattagcacacataagggggggggcacagggaaggcagtatagcacagagaagacaagtagtgactctatagcatcttactatgctgatgggcagtgactgtaatgtggtatgtggtggggacttgagaatggggggaatgtagtaaccacaatgttgttcatgtgaaccctgaacataagattgtgtatcgatgataccttaatgaaaaaaagaaagaaagaaaagaggatggCTGGTGTTGAACTTGAGGAACAGGCTAAGACAACATAGTAAAGAGCTAGTAACCAAGTTAAGGGAAAGGACAGATCTGAGCTTCATTCGAGGACAACAGGGAGCCTTGGAAAGTTCTAAGCAGGGGAATAATGCTGTGCTTTCCGCCTTCGTAAGGAGCAAGTATGCAGTGCTGAGGTAGGTTTAGAAGGAACAAGATGGAACATAGAGAGGCCAGGTTGGGAGGGTGTTGCCGGTATAGCATAAAGGGATGGTGGCCAGGGCCACTAGGCATGGAGAGTGAACAGAGCTGTTAAGAAATAAAATCATCAGGATTGAGTTTGCATCCAAGTTCCAGCATCAACTTGAGATATGTGTGATCATGAGCAAATCACTAAACAATTACTTTTAAACAGATAATAAGAGGTCCAAAAAGATGAATTCCTATCTTGTTTCAGGGTTAAGTGAAAGAATATAATATCTCCACCATATGGCAGTTTTCAAATAGAGCCCCAAATTCTTTGACACCCTTCCCATTCATAAGTGGGGTCTATGGCCATTCCCCTTGAACGCAGGCTTTGTCACTGCCTGACAACAGAAGAATATGGAAGTGACATGATGCCAGTTTCCAGGCCCAGGCCTATAGAAACTATTTCTTCTTCCTGCTTCTTGGCACCCAGCCACCATGGTGTGAGGAAGCCCGAGCAGCCTGCAGAAAGGCCCAGGCAGAGAACAGCTCAAGTAACAATATAAAATCAGGAAAAGGTGCCCGCCCAGCATCCACCATGGGGCCTGGTGCGGAGCTGGTATTGCCTAATAGTAGTTTCAGTTTCCTGATCCGTGACTTAGAGAGAGGATGCCAAAATCTGAAGGAGTGTGTATCAGGTCCAGATAAGTTACCCTGAAAGAACCTGTATTTATTACTCAACAGCTGAAGGAGGGGTAAAGAAGTGGGATGtttcacatacacacagaaagcaAGATTCACACTTCCTCAGTGTTATATGTAGGGTTTTTAACAAGCACGTGTGCTTTTCCTGCTATctctttccccattcacaggCTAAATTCAGAACATTTTGAGACCTCGGTGGATGGTGGAACCACAAGACTGAAGGAACCTGGACCACTGAGAAAAATTACACATGCGTCCTAAGGAAGGGGTCACCCAGCTTctcctgtaaagggccagacagtataTATTTTAGGCTATGCAGAGCACATACAATCTCTGCCACATATTCTTCTTTGGgtcttttttgtgttgttttttgcCAACGTCTAAAAATGTAGAACTCCTTAGCTCATGGGCCATGCAGAAACAGGCCAAAAGCCAGATCTGGCCCACAGGCTGTAATGTGCCACTTTTGAGCAAAAAGAACACCATCTTACTGTGCTATAGTTATTCTACCTGGTGGTCACACATACCACCTTGCCACCACCAAACCGCAAACCACCCCAAATCATCAGCTGTCCCTGCATTGCCCACCCTAATCTCTAATTAATAAAGTACATAGAGACCTTTTCTTGAATTCCACATCAAAAGCCTGatacctaaaaaaatgaaatgatgatGAGATCATTGAATTAGCTCTTCCTCTGCTTTCCAATACCCAATTGTATTCTTTGAGAGACCCAAGAGATTAACTCAGACTGTCAAATAGATTGAATTGTTATATCGAGAAAACCACCCAAAAGTTGAAATGAATCAAATGATTGAATGGCTGTTTCattacttcatttatttactaACATATAGCAATTCACTTCCACTCATCAAAAAAGAAAGCATCCCACAATTATCTAACTGTTGGTAATTTTGAAGTCAGCAACTTTTTGTACCTGGTCATTCATAATTTACTGATGTGGCTTCCCCAGACTTCCATGCCTGCCACTTCCTCCTTCATCACGGAGCCCTTGGGTACCAGGTGTTGTACTGGTATCAGGCCTCTGATCGTAAATGAGTTAGGAGCCCTACCCTTAAAAAGCCCATATCTTTCAGGGGAGATGGAGAGGTATCCAGGTGTCACAACAGGGATGTGATCAGTCCATTTTTATGCACCTGGGAGAACAAAGCAGAGGACAGTTAATTTGACCCAGAAGGAAGACAGGACAGGTGAGATCAAGAAACAATTTCCCAATCAGATCAGTGTGCAGGGTGAGGGAGAAGGTGATCCTTGACAGACAAGACCAAGTTCAGCAGGAAAAGCGAAGTATAAAAAGCGAATTGTGAGAGGAGATTGTGAGATCCTTGGGGAAGCAGGCCAGGAAGTGCCTAAGACCATGGTCAGTCATCAGCCCACTGGTATCTTCACGACCCAGTTTTACCACCTCCTAACTGAACGGCAGTCAAAACACCAAGCTAGAGGGCAATGCCTAACACGACAGAATAAATCTCCAATGGAATCACTGAAGTCACCAGAGATGAGTTAAATGAGGAAAGTCTTCTGAGCAAGATTTTCAGGATGAAGGAGCCCCACCTCAGAGCTCTTCAACCATGTATTGGTGGGCAGAGGAGCCTCCctccaaaaataaaagaagagtgTTTACTGAACCCCTCCTGTGGGCCACATTCTGCTGGGCTTAGATCATCTCCTTTAATCCCCACACCTATGCTATGACCCAGCGACCCACCCTCCATAGAGGTAAGATTCATCCTGGATTTCATGCAACTGAAAAATCAGGCTCAGAGAGAATAACTTGCATCAAATTAGAGAACAGTATGTGGCAGAGAGGGGATTCAAACCCCAGTGAATCTGACACAAAAGCCTGAGCTTCCCTCCCACACACCATGCCATCTCCCTCTGCCATCTCATGTCTCCGAGTGACACAGCTGAAGTCCAGGTCTCCAGCCCTGCTTTGTGAGGTTGATTTCTCTGCAGCTCAGAGCCCTGCTGGAGGGATCCCGCGCAGGCTCCAGCATCCTGCAGGGGCACAGGGAAGCCCCGCGGCCTAGCAACTGCTTCGGCTTCCTCTCCAAGGCTGAGAAAACTCTACCACCCAAGGGCCACTTAGGGAAAGGCAGCCAGTAGGGGAGGAAAGGGAGACAGGGACAATCACTGAATAAGGAGAGAGGCTGCACAGAAATTCAGCCTAATCTGATGTCCTCAAAAGGTGGTGCTCCCTTGGCTAAGATTTTCCCAAACTAATATGGAAAAACAATTTGGGGTTCATGCAGGGAAATGAAACTTAGTTGCTGCAGCTGTTTGTTTGTGCAGCCGTGTGATGAGCCTGGTGAGCGGGGCCGCACTTCTCTTGCTGCAGAGCTCTCGATCTGGCCTCCAGCAGACTTGTCCCCAGCAGTGAAAGGAACTGAAAAATGAGCTCACCAAGAGCCCGACATTGTTGTGCGGAAAATAACCACCGAACCAAGGTGAGCAGGCAgagatgggggttgggggagtgccATGGGGCAGACGGATGGCCTGCACTCCCTCGCCCTGGCTCACTGCACGCCCACTTCCCTGCTCCCGCTGCGCCCTGAGAGCAGCCTGTCTCACTTCCCAAATGCACCATCTCTAAAGTCCGAGGAGCCAAGCTTATATTTTGGGAAAGTCGCTTAATCTTGCTGATCCACAATATTCTCATTGTCAAATGGGGGGTAAAGTACGTACATTTTGTGGGGCCTTTGCTCTTATTGCTCCCCATGCCCCTTGTTGCCCCTTTCTGTACTTCTTTCAATTCTCTGCATAAAGCTATTTTAACAGAGGCCCTTTCTGAGCACCTCTCTGAAGATGCAACTCCCATCGCTCTCTGACTCCCTCTTGCTTTGATAGTTTTGTCCCAGCCTCATTGTCATTTGTTAGAGATTTATTTGTTTATCTATAATATCACACATGTTAGCTCCTTGAAAATATTATCTTTGTCTGTTTGCTCCTCATTGTATTGCCAATGCCAAAAAGAGTCACGGGGATGCAGTTTGCATGCAATAAATATGTTGGCATAATAAAAGAATGCATGCATGCTCCCAGTACCATGCTGACCCCAAGTGCTGTTTGCTTTCCTCATCCTGCTACTTGTTTCAAGGaaacaggaaggaaaggaagccCACCAGTACTTACGGAAAAGCCATCCAATCTGGGTGCGGATGTCTGTGCAACCCTCCTGCCAATCAGCTCCAAGACAGAGGATGCCTGGAGGCTGGTGCCCAGAGTAGCTCACTGGCCTTGGGTGGGAGACTAGttaaattgatttttatgtgtaatttctttttcttacctgctGAATTTGATTATAAATTTCCTGAAAAACTGTACTGTATCAGCTGTTTTCGAACTCTGCTCCACCAAGTCATAGATTTCCTCAGTCGCCAGGTAGCTGTGAAGGGGAAGAAAGGGCCCTGGCATGTGGGGCTCCCCTGAGCCTTGCTTCAACCAGCTAGTAAGTCGCAGAGTCCTGACGAGAATACAGCCCATTCTGACCCCAGAGCCCACCATCTTTCCACCACACATCTCCCCAGAGACTGACACTCCCAAAGCCAAACCTGACCCAATAACCACGTGCTTCTCTCATTATTTTTGCAGCTTCAGGACTGAGTAGCCAAGATGTAGTCCTCCAGCTATTCACATAAGGTCTCCCCGAGATGAGAACAAACGGGAAATGGAGATAGGAGAAAGGAAATGGGAGGTCTCTACAGTCACATGCAACAGAGGCCCCAATCCCAGAGCAACTTGGAGAGCCCATTACCACAGAATTCCCAAGTGGAAACCAAACTTTCTGAGCTTCTAAGCTCCTAGTTGTTAAATAGAAACAATACCTGCTCTTCCTGTCTCCCAGGATATTCTGTGAATCAATGAGATAGTGGATATATAAGCTCTTTGTAAACTTTAAAGTGCACTCTAGGAAGACCTTCTTATTATTGTTGCTTCCATTGCTTATGGACTATGTGATTATTATACAGAATCTCAATAAAGGGAAAGCCTGAGGGGTGGCAGCCTCAGTGGGGCCCTGGGGATGGCCATGGCGCTGCACTTGAATAATAAGCAAAGTGATTTTGGTAAGATTGTAGGTTTACTTGCAATGGCTTAAGGGGGCAGATGGAGATGAAGAGGAACTAAAACCCCCAATGTCCTCGGCACCCTACCCTATGTGAATTCCATTTCCTCACTTAAAAAGTGGGTTGATATTTAAAACCTCCATGACTCTATAAAAgaggttttgaaagaaaaaaaatgaggtaaCAAAGTGGGAAAACTCTGAGAAATGATTGTGTGACACTGAGGTCAGGAACCCTTACTCTGCCTTGGGTATGTCTTTGGGTTGATGGCATTCTTTCCAAAGGCCACCTTCTGCATGCTCTGAGTGTATGTGCTTGCTAGTTCCCAGCATGCCTGCAAACCAGAAGCTAAATAGCCGTATCCAGGTGTTCAGGCATCGCTAGAGGAGCCGCTCATCTGCCCTCCTGCTAATTCTCTGCCTCTTCCGTAGATGAAACACAAAGGTCCAATATGCTCAGGACCTTGGGGCTGGTGGCAAATGCAGGCTATTAAACCTCACTGCAGACAAGAGACCCCAAATTTAAGAATCACAGCTTCTCTAAACCAAGGGTAGAGATCTGCCATCAGCTGAActggaaagggaagaagaaatggggGTTGTCACTGGCTCTAAGACGACTCATATTCTATGTGAGTGCCTCTTAAAACCTAGGAGTGACCCATGGGATCAGTTCTCCATGGAAATTTGAAGCACTCagacaattaagaaaaaaagataataaattatGGAAAACTCTGCCCCCAGAGGGTGTGCAGAAACTACATGGGAGTCCCAAGTTTGTAGACCAGTAGGACAAACACCAGTGGAGGTTGGGGAGTCAACCAAGGAAGATTCCGTGCCAGCTAGACTCTTTGCCGAGGTTTCTGGCTCTGAAGTACTCTGGAATAGGGTGAAATAAATTCTTGAGAGTTCTAGATTTATCCAGAATGCAATGAGGCTTTCCTTTACTAGAGTCAGTCAAATGTCTCCCCATTCACCTGCCTGCCCTTTAACCCCAGGTGGGGAAAATCTACAGTGATAATGGATATTACTAGTAGTAGCCATACTGTGCCAGGCTACATGCATGTGGATGTAAACAAAACAGCCTTAATCCTTAAGGAGCTCACAGTCCTATAGCGGCTGTGACTAAGGGTCACTTTTATCCAGAAAATAACTATGCCTAATTGCCTTCCTTCCAAAGAATTTCCTCTAGAGCATTTGATCATTATCTACAGGCTAAGTCGTCTTTTTCCACAGAAGGGAAATATGGCATCATTTCCCTATAAAGCAAAAGGAAGATCACAAGTGGTGAGTACTCATTCTGATTGTAGGAGGCGGCTGAGCAGAAGCTAACAGGGCCCTGGAGATGCGTGGTCCTTTAACATGTCCTAAACACAGAGGATTCTCTCTCTTGATTCCATATGACTTGAATCAGCCTTAATGTTTCAGGTGCAGTGTCTCCCAAAATAAACAATCAAGCTCCCTGATGGCCAGGACACATCTTAtgttttgtggcatcccacagaACCTGGCACACTGTGGCTCAATGGAAAACATCACGGACATGGATTTGAATGCACATCGGCCTCTTCCTGGATGTGCTACCTTGAGCAAGCCAATCCTCTGAGCTAGTTTTCTCTCCtctgaaggaaaataatacttCCTGCCAATGACACAATTAGAGGTAAAAGAGGTAACAAAGTGAAGGTTCATTCACCCAACAGTGGACATGAGATGGTTGCACTATAAAACTCGGGGCTGCTCCGGGCAGACATCAGCTCTGACTCAATTTGACCCAGTCTGGCACTCTTATTCCCCAGAAACACAAAGTGAATTCCCCGCCTCTGCCCTGACATGTGAGGCTGATCAAAAGCAGCAAAGAAGACCACCAGGTCAGCAGGCCCAGGGCATCGAGGGGGAAAGAACCACCTGGAGGGCCAAGGGAGCAGAGGCGAAGACCAACGCTCTGCTCTCCAGCCCGGCCCCCTGGCtcctgtctttctcctcctctgttcGTGCCCTCAGGAACCTCTTCTCCTGCTCCGGCGATACTCTGCCTTTACAGCGTGAGCCCACCCAGCCTTGCTGTCTCCTCAGGCTTTGTCACTCCATCTGTTGTCCCAGTTTCTCACCATAGAAGTCCAAAACTGAGCAATTAAAGGCCAAATTCTCCTCTGTGAGTGAGGCTAATAAAAGAGGCTTTGAAGGAtcatattccttttattttcctcccacCCAAGGAGTCAAGTATCCCAGCCCAGAAAGCAGGACACACAGGGGAGGATGAGCAGAACCAACACATTGACGAAGGGAGAGGTACACAGATTAGAGCaaaaagaaaggagttggaaatCAACTTGTACGTATAATTTTATTGTATCTCATTGTGATGAAGTGTGCAGGACTGGATAGAGTTTTCAATCCACAGTGGAGGCTCAGCCTTCTCACAAGGATGTTTTCCAGCCTTAACATCCACAAAAAGTCTGGTCTGTTAATTTTGCAGGTActctttttaatctatttttgtcatgaaagaaatcaaatttaTGGGCAAGAAGGAACATAATACAGTGATAACTTTATACCCACTACCCAGCTCTATCAAATATTGACCTTTGGCAATTGTTATGGACTAAATGCTGTGTCCC from Manis pentadactyla isolate mManPen7 chromosome 9, mManPen7.hap1, whole genome shotgun sequence includes the following:
- the LOC118909763 gene encoding olfactory receptor 6Q1, giving the protein MQPHAPNRTQVTEFVMVGFADLQEARLLFFILFLAMYLFTLVENLAIILVVGLDRRLHRPMYFFLNHLSCLEILYTSVTVPKMLAGFTGVDGGKTISYAGCLSQLFIFTFLGATECFLLAAMAYDRYVAICMPLRYGTLVSWDTCIYLAGACWLVGFLTPVLPIYLMSQLVFCGPNVIDHFFCDASPLLALSCSDVTLKETADFLVSLVVLFASSMVIAGSYGNIVWTLFHIRSAAERRKAFSTCAAHLTVVSLFYGTLFFMYVRTKVASSIGFNKVVSVFYSIVTPMLNPLIYSLQNKEVKEALGRALSCGSWKGQ